The following are from one region of the Biomphalaria glabrata chromosome 12, xgBioGlab47.1, whole genome shotgun sequence genome:
- the LOC106055982 gene encoding protein phosphatase PTC7 homolog: MQSVAQYGKFVVRAIAAGIHNEFQLKSPFDKAKEPLHLVTGTSGFSKSVSKSNQFSKWTFGDDAYFISRNKVADVLGVADGVGGWRNYGIDPSSFPRSLMMACERMVRTGHFVPQSPANIIAAGYSEMLEQKVLTLGSSTACVVSLHREERTIYSANLGDSGFLVVRDGEIVHRSTEQQHYFNTPYQLAMAPPSGDGLWLSDSPDVAETSSFKVQDGDILMLATDGLFDNLSEDMIVRTLESLHSTKEEEKIQSAACSIAEHAYKLSLDPDYMSPFALSACDIGIDLRGGKPDDITCIVARVTHQSDIFL, translated from the exons ATGCAGTCGGTGGCACAATACGGGAAGTTTGTCGTTCGTGCCATCGCTGCCGGAATCCACAATGAATTTCAATTAAAAAGTCCTTTCGATAAAGCAAAAGAACCACTTCATTTGGTAACTGGAACATCAGGATTTTCCAAATCAGTGAGCAAGTCAAACCAATTTAGTAAATGGACATTTGGAGATGATGCATATTTTATAAGTAGGAATAAAGTAGCTGATGTTTTGG gAGTTGCAGATGGTGTTGGCGGTTGGAGAAACTATGGCATCGACCCATCATCTTTTCCTAGGAGTCTGATGATGGCCTGTGAACGTATGGTGAGGACTGGACATTTTGTACCTCAGTCTCCTGCCAACATTATAGCCGCTGGCTATAGTGAGATGCTTGaacaaaaagttttaacttTAG gCAGCAGTACAGCCTGTGTTGTTTCACTACATCGAGAGGAACGCACCATTTATTCTGCCAATCTAGGAGATAGTGGTTTCCTAGTTGTGCGGGATGGAGAAATAGTCCACCGATCTACTGAACAGCAGCACTATTTTAACACTCCTTATCAGCTGGCAATGGCTCCTCCCTCTGGCGATGGGTTATGGCTTAGTGACAG CCCAGATGTTGCTGAAACATCCTCATTTAAAGTTCAAGATGGTGATATTTTGATGTTGGCCACAGATGGTTTGTTTGACAATCTAAGTGAGGATATGATTGTTCGAACTCTGGAATCTCTACAT AGCaccaaagaagaagaaaaaattcaGTCAGCAGCCTGCAGCATAGCTGAGCATGCCTACAAGCTTTCATTAGATCCAGATTACATGTCTCCCTTTGCTCTTTCAGCGTGTGACATTGGCATAGATTTGAGAG GTGGAAAGCCAGATGACATAACTTGTATTGTGGCACGTGTGACGCACCAGTCTGACATTTTCTTGTGA
- the LOC106053853 gene encoding argininosuccinate lyase-like: MTEGNKLWGGRFTGAVDPLMEKFNASIHFDKRMWKADLQGSMAYVLALHKANLITAEEREDIYEGLLKVSHEWEAGTFEIKPGDEDVHTANERRLKELIGPVGGKLHTGRSRNDQVATDMRLWFVDKSRTLIKCITELVGVMIERAQVEIDQLMPGYTHLQRAQPIRWSHWLLSYAVMLQRDVDRLLEIRKRTSTLVLGSGALAGNPFNIDRELLKQELHMERISLNSLDAVSDRDFVAEFLFWASLLGVHLSRWAEDLILYTTKEFGFVTLSDAYSTGSSLMPQKKNSDSLELIRGRSGRLFGNCSGFMMTLKGIPSTYNKDLQEDKEAMFDTYDTVCSVLQIATGVLSTLKIHPDNMVKALSPDMLATDVAYYLVRKGLPFREAHGMAGLCVALAEKQNISVSQLSHKDFHSVSSLFEDDITKVWDYNTSVEQYTAAGGTSKSSVKYQIEQLKSWLESVTQSDKSVQSI, translated from the exons ATGActgag GGCAATAAATTATGGGGTGGCCGTTTTACTGGAGCTGTTGATCCATTAATGGAGAAATTTAATGCATCTATTCATTTTGACAAGAGAATGTGGAAGGCTGACCTTCAG gGAAGTATGGCTTATGTTTTAGCTCTACATAAAGCTAACCTAATCACAGCTGAGGAGAGAGAGGATATTTATGAAGGATTATTAAAG GTTAGCCATGAATGGGAAGCTGGCACCTTTGAAATCAAGCCTGGGGATGAAGATGTGCACACAGCTAATGAAAGGCGACTAAAG GAACTGATTGGCCCAGTTGGAGGTAAGCTGCATACCGGACGTAGTCGCAATGATCAGGTGGCCACTGACATGCGACTTTGGTTTGTTGACAAGAGTAGAACCTTGATCAAGTGCATCACAGAACTTGTTGGTGTCATGATAGAGAGGGCTCAAGT agAAATCGACCAACTTATGCCTGGTTACACTCACCTTCAGAGAGCCCAGCCCATCCGTTGGAGCCATTGGCTTCTCAG CTATGCAGTAATGTTACAGAGAGATGTGGACAGATTATTGGAGATCAGAAAAAGAACATCAACATTGGTCTTAGGCAG TGGTGCTTTAGCAGGGAACCCATTCAACATTGATAGAGAGCTTTTGAAGCAAG AACTTCATATGGAGAGGATCTCACTCAACAGTCTGGATGCTGTCAGTGATAGAGACTTTGTTG CGGAATTTTTGTTCTGGGCATCTTTGCTGGGTGTACACTTAAGCCGCTGGGCTGAAGATCTGATTTTATATACCACAAAAGAATTTGGGTTTGTGACTCTCTCGGATGCTTACAG CACAGGCAGCAGCTTGATGCCTCAGAAGAAGAACAGTGACAGTCTAGAGCTGATCAGAGGAAGGTCTGGGAGGCTGTTTGGTAAT TGTTCAGGCTTCATGATGACCTTGAAAGGAATCCCTAGCACTTATAACAAGGACCTTCAG GAAGACAAGGAAGCCATGTTTGACACCTATGATACAGTTTGTTCAGTCCTACAGATTGCTACTGGAGTCCTGTCAACACTTAAG ATACATCCTGACAATATGGTGAAAGCTTTAAGTCCTGATATGTTGGCTACAGATGTTGCTTACTATCTAGTCAGAAAGGGG TTGCCTTTCCGTGAAGCCCATGGCATGGCTGGTTTGTGTGTAGCATTGGCTGAGAAGCAGAACATCTCAGTGTCTCAGTTATCCCACAAAGACTTCCACTCAGTCAG TTCACTGTTTGAAGATGACATCACCAAAGTATGGGATTACAACACCTCAGTAGAGCAATACACTGCTGCAGGCGGCACCTCTAAGTCAAGTGTCAAGTATCAAATTGAGCAGCTCAAGTCCTGGTTGGAAAGTGTGACACAGTCAGATAAGTCTGTGCAGAgcatttaa